In the genome of Spirochaetia bacterium, one region contains:
- a CDS encoding RNA pseudouridine synthase, whose protein sequence is MMMFEESVKNRILYEDNHLIVINKLPGELVQGDESGDRTLADDVKDYLKKTYNKPGNVFLGIPHRLDRPTSGIVIYAKTDKALKRLCDMFRRNEVKKIYWAIVDKMPEKPSGTLVHYLVRNERQNKSVATPVEKRGSKLAKLSYRLLACSKTYFLLEIDLHTGRHHQIRAQLAAIGLHIKGDLKYGAARSNPDGGISLHARKVSFEHPVKKTPLVLVAEPPHEVVWNAFMAARPDQD, encoded by the coding sequence ATGATGATGTTTGAAGAATCGGTCAAAAACAGGATCCTTTATGAAGACAACCATCTTATTGTCATAAACAAACTGCCCGGGGAATTGGTCCAAGGGGATGAAAGCGGTGACAGGACCCTTGCTGATGATGTAAAGGACTACCTGAAGAAGACCTATAACAAACCTGGCAATGTTTTTCTAGGCATTCCTCACCGATTGGACAGACCGACTAGCGGAATCGTCATCTATGCCAAGACTGACAAGGCCCTGAAAAGGCTTTGTGATATGTTCCGTCGCAATGAAGTGAAAAAAATCTATTGGGCTATCGTAGACAAAATGCCAGAGAAACCCTCGGGGACATTGGTCCACTATCTGGTCCGTAATGAACGGCAGAACAAAAGTGTTGCAACACCTGTAGAAAAGAGGGGAAGCAAGCTGGCAAAGCTATCCTATCGTCTGCTTGCATGTTCAAAGACTTATTTTTTGCTTGAAATTGATTTGCATACAGGGCGTCATCATCAGATAAGAGCCCAGCTGGCTGCCATCGGCCTGCATATAAAGGGTGACCTGAAATATGGGGCGGCAAGGAGCAATCCCGATGGTGGAATCAGCTTGCATGCCAGAAAGGTTTCCTTTGAGCATCCGGTGAAAAAGACGCCGCTGGTCCTTGTTGCGGAGCCACCTCATGAAGTTGTGTGGAATGCTTTCATGGCTGCCCGGCCTGACCAGGACTGA
- a CDS encoding TRAP transporter large permease translates to MSIPLILALAMFILMFVLRMPIAIGMVSVAVVYLLSKGMDLSLVTNMVMNTYFTNYVIIAVPLFIFTANVMNSGTVTNKIFGFCNATLGRLRGALGHVNIVASLIFAGMTGSAIADAAGLGKIEITAMNDAGYDPEFSCAVTAASATVGPIFPPSIPLVIYAMLSGTSVGALFLGGMIPAFLLTIALMIYVGIISKKREYPRGQHFTGAQILAITFQAVPALLTPVILLVGIYTGVMTPTEAGAIAGLYALLVSIFAYKNMSLKEFWNLLVTTIHDVGTVSIIIGTASAISYIVAREQVATVVAEYITRICTNPNTFLLLVNVTILILGMFIDTSVIQLVFVPILIPIASYYGIDLIHFGLVVTFNMMVGLSTPPFGMLLFITSGISGTSLKGIMKEIVWPLVVMILCLVVITYFPDFVLFLPKTFGMM, encoded by the coding sequence ATGAGTATTCCCTTGATCCTGGCATTGGCCATGTTTATCCTTATGTTTGTGTTGCGGATGCCGATTGCCATCGGTATGGTATCTGTAGCAGTCGTATACCTGCTTTCCAAGGGCATGGATCTGTCCTTGGTTACCAACATGGTAATGAATACCTACTTTACCAATTATGTAATCATTGCAGTGCCTTTGTTCATTTTTACTGCCAATGTCATGAACAGCGGTACGGTTACCAATAAGATCTTCGGATTCTGCAATGCAACTTTGGGAAGGCTGAGAGGTGCCCTTGGCCATGTGAATATAGTTGCATCCCTGATTTTTGCCGGTATGACCGGTTCGGCCATTGCCGATGCAGCAGGTCTAGGTAAGATTGAGATTACTGCTATGAACGATGCCGGTTATGACCCAGAGTTTTCTTGTGCCGTTACAGCTGCCTCTGCAACGGTCGGTCCTATTTTTCCTCCCAGTATTCCTCTTGTCATTTATGCAATGCTGAGTGGTACCAGTGTCGGCGCGCTGTTCCTTGGTGGTATGATACCGGCATTTTTACTTACGATTGCCTTGATGATCTATGTCGGTATCATTTCAAAGAAAAGAGAGTATCCCCGAGGACAGCATTTTACCGGTGCACAGATACTTGCCATTACTTTCCAGGCTGTTCCTGCCCTGCTGACCCCGGTTATCCTGCTTGTTGGCATCTATACCGGCGTCATGACACCGACAGAAGCTGGTGCAATTGCCGGTTTGTATGCGTTGCTTGTATCGATTTTTGCCTATAAGAATATGAGCTTGAAGGAATTCTGGAATCTGCTGGTTACGACTATACATGATGTAGGTACTGTTTCCATTATCATCGGTACAGCATCTGCTATCAGCTATATTGTAGCTCGGGAGCAGGTTGCCACGGTTGTTGCTGAGTATATCACCCGTATCTGCACGAATCCGAATACATTCCTGTTGCTTGTCAATGTTACCATACTGATTCTTGGCATGTTCATTGATACATCTGTAATACAATTGGTATTTGTCCCGATACTGATTCCTATTGCCTCTTACTATGGCATTGATTTGATACATTTCGGCTTGGTGGTTACCTTCAATATGATGGTTGGACTTTCGACGCCACCGTTCGGCATGCTGTTGTTCATTACATCCGGGATATCCGGTACCAGCCTGAAAGGAATCATGAAAGAAATTGTATGGCCGTTGGTTGTCATGATCCTTTGCTTGGTTGTCATTACCTATTTCCCTGATTTTGTACTGTTTTTACCAAAAACCTTTGGAATGATGTAA
- a CDS encoding winged helix-turn-helix transcriptional regulator — protein sequence MLHIHSLHEGLPVFKALGSEVRVKILELLLEDDTISLNELAKKLNITNGALSSHIKKLESCGLISIAKENGPGHGNLKKCKVYVDKILIELENQAYLNNVYQAEIRIGHYSDHEVYPTCGLASAKSLIGEVDDSRYFDHPDRYEADLLWFTKGYVTYEVPNFIPPNQKIDQISLSFEIGSEAPGSNDNWPSDIYFLLNGKNIGKWLSPGDFGSSRGLFSPDWWYPNWNQYGLLKLLVVNRRGTFIDGIKISDVSLKDFDFGYRSRISITFSVPEYAEHVGGLTLFGKSFGNYRQNINVQLYYSPVNGT from the coding sequence ATGTTACATATCCATTCCCTTCATGAAGGGCTTCCAGTCTTCAAGGCATTGGGGTCCGAAGTCCGGGTCAAGATCCTGGAGCTTTTGCTTGAAGATGATACCATAAGTCTCAATGAGCTTGCCAAGAAACTGAATATAACCAATGGAGCTCTTTCTTCACATATCAAGAAGCTGGAATCGTGTGGTTTGATATCAATTGCAAAGGAAAATGGTCCTGGACATGGGAACTTGAAGAAGTGCAAGGTCTATGTAGACAAGATTCTCATTGAACTTGAAAACCAGGCTTATCTGAACAATGTGTATCAGGCGGAAATACGAATCGGACATTACAGTGATCATGAGGTATATCCGACTTGTGGTTTGGCATCGGCAAAATCTTTGATCGGAGAAGTCGATGACAGTCGATATTTTGATCATCCTGACCGGTATGAGGCAGATTTGCTTTGGTTTACCAAAGGCTATGTTACCTATGAAGTTCCGAATTTTATTCCACCGAACCAAAAGATTGATCAGATTTCGCTTTCCTTTGAAATCGGCAGTGAGGCTCCCGGTTCAAATGACAACTGGCCCTCGGATATCTATTTCCTTTTGAATGGGAAAAATATAGGAAAGTGGCTCAGTCCCGGAGATTTCGGAAGTTCAAGAGGACTTTTTTCTCCTGATTGGTGGTACCCGAACTGGAACCAGTATGGGTTGCTGAAGTTGCTGGTAGTAAACAGGAGGGGAACCTTCATCGACGGAATCAAGATTTCAGATGTCTCACTCAAGGATTTTGATTTTGGGTACCGTAGTCGTATTTCCATAACTTTCAGTGTCCCTGAGTATGCCGAACATGTAGGTGGACTGACTCTGTTCGGGAAATCCTTCGGTAACTACAGGCAGAATATCAACGTCCAGCTTTACTATAGTCCTGTCAACGGTACGTAA
- a CDS encoding sugar ABC transporter permease gives MDKSFFKHFLYSQKIAPYVFLLPFVITFCVFFIYPVFDTVMMSFQKVSAGGNTFRGLKNYRLLMNPIFFKALGHSVFYTIVTLCLMIPIPMVLAALLDSRLMKAKTIFRGIMFIPALTSVVVAGTVFRLMFGELEGSFCNQVLAFFSYGPLVWLRKPVTVWIALFLLCLWRWTGVNMMYYLAGLQQIPRELYESAEVDGAGPLSRFFRITLPLLRPTTIYVLTISIYGGMAMFTESYILFNGNSSPNNVGLTVVGYLYRMGWEQNNIGLASATSCILLFIVMTINVIQLACNGTFRKGADK, from the coding sequence ATGGACAAGTCTTTTTTCAAGCATTTTCTTTATTCGCAGAAAATAGCTCCTTATGTTTTCCTGTTGCCTTTTGTCATTACCTTCTGTGTCTTTTTCATCTACCCGGTCTTTGATACGGTGATGATGAGTTTTCAGAAAGTATCGGCAGGCGGAAACACATTCAGAGGACTGAAGAATTACCGATTGCTGATGAATCCTATTTTTTTCAAGGCATTGGGGCACAGCGTATTCTATACCATCGTTACTCTCTGCCTTATGATTCCTATTCCCATGGTATTGGCAGCTTTGCTTGATTCCCGTCTGATGAAAGCAAAAACCATATTCAGAGGCATCATGTTCATACCTGCATTGACGTCTGTCGTCGTCGCAGGAACTGTGTTCCGGTTGATGTTCGGGGAACTTGAAGGCTCTTTCTGCAATCAGGTGCTGGCATTCTTTTCATATGGACCGCTGGTATGGCTAAGGAAACCTGTCACGGTCTGGATAGCTCTTTTCCTTTTGTGCCTATGGCGTTGGACCGGTGTGAACATGATGTATTATCTGGCAGGGCTACAGCAGATTCCACGGGAACTATATGAATCGGCAGAAGTCGATGGTGCGGGACCTTTGTCCAGATTTTTTAGGATTACCCTTCCTCTCCTTAGGCCTACTACCATATATGTGCTGACGATTTCCATTTATGGAGGCATGGCGATGTTCACTGAGTCCTATATTCTTTTCAACGGGAATAGTTCTCCAAACAATGTAGGACTGACCGTTGTCGGTTACTTGTATCGGATGGGATGGGAACAGAACAACATAGGACTTGCCAGTGCCACCAGCTGTATCCTTCTCTTCATTGTCATGACAATCAATGTCATACAGCTTGCTTGCAACGGGACTTTCCGGAAAGGAGCTGACAAATGA
- a CDS encoding extracellular solute-binding protein translates to MKKLLIALMACCLCAGMAFANGTSEQQEPSETAPATEEGSIVGRNTFVKGGTDLSLWTFQELHVGFYTAMADAWNKAYPNEPINLTVSTGDSTAMHTKMLVALQSGTGAPDICDVEIGHFGTFLKGNYLLPLNDVVKPYQNDVVMSRIKMYGDRTGNWYGIDFHVGAAVTYYNMDIMNAAGVDPADIVTWDDYYNAGLKVLQKTGKPMCAVEVRDLFLPQLMLLEKNTQYVAADGQPQIYTRQHVDVVNFIRKMLKAGICIIAPGGGYHTEEWYGFFDKGGVASISMPLWYMGRFTDYMTDLDGKMGIYEIPVWKKGDTRCVLQGGTGTAVTVQSKHPDLAKRFLAYAKLSDAGNRYIWNILGFDPIRTSLWTDPTVTKDPNNKFLKFFKTNPFDILNDVGSDLTAPNISGAYAATYSVLVSTTYSNVFENEVDQDAASILKDEQASVIYDE, encoded by the coding sequence ATGAAGAAGTTATTGATCGCACTTATGGCTTGTTGCCTATGTGCAGGAATGGCTTTTGCCAATGGAACTTCAGAACAGCAAGAACCGTCTGAAACAGCTCCAGCAACGGAAGAAGGATCCATTGTCGGGCGCAATACCTTTGTGAAAGGCGGTACGGATCTTTCACTATGGACGTTCCAGGAGCTCCATGTGGGGTTCTATACTGCCATGGCTGATGCTTGGAACAAGGCATATCCGAATGAGCCTATCAACCTGACGGTTTCGACAGGTGACAGTACTGCCATGCATACGAAGATGCTGGTTGCCCTGCAGTCCGGTACGGGTGCTCCCGATATCTGTGATGTTGAAATAGGACATTTCGGCACATTCCTCAAAGGCAATTATCTGCTTCCGCTCAATGATGTAGTAAAGCCTTATCAGAATGATGTAGTCATGTCCCGTATCAAGATGTATGGAGATAGGACCGGTAACTGGTATGGAATAGATTTCCATGTCGGAGCAGCTGTTACCTACTATAACATGGATATCATGAATGCTGCAGGTGTTGATCCTGCCGATATAGTTACGTGGGATGATTACTACAATGCAGGGCTCAAGGTCCTACAGAAGACCGGAAAGCCGATGTGTGCTGTTGAAGTAAGGGATTTGTTCCTGCCACAGCTTATGTTGCTTGAAAAGAACACCCAGTATGTTGCTGCGGACGGACAGCCCCAGATATATACCCGACAGCATGTTGATGTCGTCAACTTCATAAGGAAAATGCTCAAGGCAGGTATCTGTATCATAGCTCCGGGCGGTGGCTATCACACTGAGGAATGGTATGGATTCTTTGACAAAGGTGGAGTTGCTTCCATTTCAATGCCGCTGTGGTATATGGGAAGATTCACTGATTACATGACCGATCTTGATGGCAAGATGGGCATCTATGAGATTCCTGTATGGAAGAAGGGCGATACCCGTTGTGTGCTTCAGGGTGGAACCGGTACTGCCGTGACTGTACAGTCCAAGCATCCGGACCTTGCAAAGCGTTTCCTTGCTTATGCAAAACTGTCTGATGCCGGCAACCGTTACATCTGGAACATCCTTGGATTTGATCCTATCAGGACTTCCCTGTGGACCGATCCGACTGTGACGAAGGATCCGAATAATAAATTCTTGAAATTCTTCAAGACCAATCCGTTTGACATTCTCAATGATGTCGGTTCGGATCTGACAGCTCCGAATATTTCAGGAGCATATGCAGCAACATATTCTGTCCTTGTTTCAACGACTTACAGCAATGTATTTGAAAATGAGGTTGATCAGGACGCTGCATCCATTTTGAAGGATGAGCAGGCTTCCGTAATCTACGACGAGTAA
- a CDS encoding YhcH/YjgK/YiaL family protein yields the protein MFIADLQNFIRYNGSNSANIKTAVSWLASTDLESLATGRYEIDGDNVFAMVSQYATKPVEEGKYEYHKKYIDLQYLTRGSEKVYVVDSSTVHLAEPFDDTHDFVLGSSESPAHCIVLGNGLLILLDPKDAHMPCIDCEKTHCQVTKVVVKIAVR from the coding sequence ATGTTTATTGCAGACCTTCAGAACTTCATCCGATATAATGGCAGCAATTCTGCAAATATCAAAACAGCTGTTTCCTGGCTTGCATCCACGGACTTGGAAAGTCTGGCAACCGGCCGATATGAAATCGATGGAGACAATGTGTTTGCCATGGTTTCACAATATGCCACAAAACCCGTGGAAGAAGGCAAATATGAATACCACAAGAAATATATTGACCTCCAATACCTTACAAGGGGATCAGAAAAAGTCTATGTAGTTGACAGCAGTACAGTACACCTCGCAGAACCATTTGATGATACACATGATTTTGTCCTTGGTTCTTCCGAGTCACCGGCACATTGCATTGTCCTTGGCAACGGACTTTTGATTTTACTCGATCCGAAAGATGCACACATGCCCTGCATCGACTGTGAAAAGACACATTGCCAAGTAACAAAGGTAGTGGTAAAGATTGCCGTCCGATAG
- a CDS encoding carbohydrate ABC transporter permease, with protein MKNRSDTFRSVLLFVLFVIVVFLILLPLLLLFVASFRPGADLMREGLSFRIDWQHSSLRNYLLLFSGKNPYFTWYVNSLYLMILQVALSLLLSACVGYGFAMYDFKLKNFLFGCVLLVMMVPTEAIMLPLYRLTIKMGNIDSYSGILLPYIVIPMLIFFFRQYLSGIPRDFLDAARIDGCSEYGIFVRVMVPLMKPSFAAMGIYEGMQSWNNFLWPMIVIRTSTKTTLPVGLAGLITPYGNNYDILIAGSCFAIVPVLILFVCFQSYFIDGMTAGGIKG; from the coding sequence ATGAAAAACAGATCAGATACCTTTCGTTCGGTTTTGTTGTTCGTTTTGTTCGTCATAGTTGTTTTTTTGATACTCTTGCCGCTTCTGCTTCTTTTTGTAGCTTCTTTTCGTCCTGGTGCCGATCTCATGAGGGAGGGACTTAGCTTCAGGATTGATTGGCAGCATTCCAGTCTTAGGAACTATCTGTTGCTTTTCAGTGGCAAGAATCCATACTTTACCTGGTACGTCAACAGCCTTTATCTTATGATTCTCCAGGTTGCACTATCCTTATTGCTGAGTGCCTGCGTCGGCTATGGCTTTGCTATGTATGATTTCAAGCTCAAAAACTTCCTGTTCGGCTGTGTCCTTCTTGTCATGATGGTACCCACCGAGGCTATCATGCTTCCCTTGTATAGGCTGACAATAAAAATGGGAAATATAGACAGCTACAGTGGTATTCTCTTGCCTTATATTGTCATTCCTATGCTGATCTTTTTCTTCCGGCAGTATCTGAGCGGTATTCCTAGGGACTTCCTTGATGCTGCACGGATAGATGGCTGCTCGGAATATGGTATCTTTGTGAGGGTCATGGTTCCGTTGATGAAACCTTCCTTTGCTGCAATGGGTATATATGAAGGGATGCAAAGCTGGAATAATTTCCTATGGCCGATGATTGTCATCAGGACATCGACAAAGACGACATTGCCTGTCGGTCTTGCTGGTCTGATTACTCCATATGGAAACAATTATGACATTCTTATTGCCGGTTCGTGCTTTGCGATAGTACCGGTGCTGATACTTTTTGTCTGCTTCCAATCGTATTTCATCGATGGCATGACTGCCGGTGGTATCAAAGGATGA
- a CDS encoding type IIA DNA topoisomerase subunit B produces MAKTAKHDYNEDQIQTLSALEHIRLRSGMYIGRLGNGSHENDGIYVLFKEVIDNSIDEFNEHFGTKIEITRKDQMICVRDYGRGIPLGKVIDCVSKINTGAKYTNEVFHRSVGLNGVGTKAVNALSSHFLVTSYRAGKYMSAIFARGKLLSQKKGTAAKEADGTYTEFIPDVEIFKHYDFNEDFLDTRLWNYAYLNPGLTLLYNGKRYQSSRGLLDLLEKEIDGNELYDLIHYRGEFIEFAFTHIANSYGENYFSYVNGQHTVDGGTHLSAFKEGVLKAVNEFFKKSWSTQDVREGILGAISIKIENPVFESQTKNKLGNTEIRSWIVQEVKDGTIDFLFKNPEAAQKLSEKVVHNEKLRKELNEVRKSSRNSAKRISLNIPKLKDCRYHLKQSASHETECENSMIFLTEGDSASGSITKTRDVHTQAVYSLRGKILNVYNKSKSEIYKNTELYDMMKALGIEDGVDGLRYGKVIIATDADTDGYHIRNLLMTYFLTYFEDLVLAGRLYILETPLFRVRNKKQTAYCYTEEQRDLLVQQIKGAEVTRFKGLGEIDPKEFGAFIGEDMKLEPVTVGTLAEAKKAVGFYQGDNTPERRDFIMENLI; encoded by the coding sequence ATGGCAAAGACAGCAAAGCACGATTACAACGAAGACCAGATCCAGACTTTGTCAGCTCTGGAGCATATCAGGCTTCGCTCCGGTATGTACATAGGGCGTCTGGGCAATGGCAGTCATGAGAATGACGGTATCTATGTCCTTTTCAAGGAGGTCATAGATAACAGTATCGATGAATTCAATGAACATTTCGGGACAAAGATTGAGATAACACGCAAGGATCAGATGATATGTGTCCGTGACTATGGCAGAGGCATACCTCTTGGAAAGGTCATTGACTGTGTTTCAAAGATCAATACAGGGGCAAAATATACCAATGAAGTCTTTCACCGTTCCGTCGGATTGAACGGCGTAGGAACCAAGGCTGTCAATGCCTTGTCTTCCCATTTCCTGGTGACGAGCTATCGGGCAGGAAAATATATGAGCGCAATCTTTGCGAGAGGCAAGCTTCTCTCGCAGAAAAAAGGGACAGCAGCAAAGGAAGCGGATGGCACCTATACTGAATTCATTCCGGATGTGGAAATCTTCAAGCACTATGATTTCAATGAGGATTTTCTTGACACAAGACTCTGGAACTATGCCTATCTCAATCCTGGTCTTACCCTATTGTACAATGGCAAGCGTTATCAATCCTCAAGAGGGCTCCTTGATTTGCTTGAAAAAGAAATCGACGGAAATGAGTTGTACGACTTGATTCACTATCGGGGAGAGTTCATTGAGTTTGCCTTTACCCACATTGCCAATAGTTATGGGGAAAATTATTTTTCTTATGTAAATGGGCAGCATACGGTTGACGGAGGTACGCATCTTTCTGCGTTCAAGGAGGGAGTCCTTAAGGCTGTCAATGAATTTTTCAAGAAAAGCTGGAGTACGCAGGACGTAAGAGAAGGTATCCTAGGGGCCATTTCAATAAAAATTGAAAACCCGGTATTTGAAAGCCAGACAAAAAATAAATTGGGTAATACGGAAATCCGAAGCTGGATAGTCCAGGAAGTCAAGGACGGAACCATCGATTTCCTTTTCAAGAATCCTGAAGCAGCCCAGAAACTGTCTGAAAAAGTCGTCCATAATGAAAAACTGCGCAAGGAACTGAATGAAGTGAGAAAGAGTTCCCGCAATTCAGCCAAAAGGATTTCCCTCAACATCCCGAAACTCAAGGACTGCCGTTATCATCTCAAGCAAAGTGCATCCCATGAGACAGAGTGTGAGAATTCCATGATTTTTCTTACTGAAGGAGACAGTGCCTCCGGGTCCATAACAAAGACCAGGGATGTACATACGCAGGCAGTCTATAGCCTTCGTGGCAAGATTCTCAATGTCTACAATAAGAGTAAATCAGAAATATATAAGAACACGGAACTCTATGATATGATGAAAGCTCTTGGAATCGAAGATGGCGTGGATGGCCTGAGATACGGGAAAGTCATCATAGCTACAGATGCCGATACCGATGGCTACCATATCAGGAACCTGCTGATGACATATTTCTTGACTTATTTTGAGGATTTGGTCCTTGCGGGCCGGCTCTATATCCTCGAAACACCATTGTTCAGGGTACGTAATAAAAAACAGACGGCCTATTGTTACACGGAAGAACAGAGAGACTTGCTTGTCCAGCAGATCAAGGGTGCAGAGGTAACACGGTTCAAGGGACTTGGGGAAATCGATCCCAAGGAATTCGGTGCATTCATAGGAGAAGATATGAAACTTGAGCCGGTGACTGTCGGGACTTTGGCTGAAGCTAAGAAAGCCGTAGGTTTCTATCAAGGTGACAATACCCCTGAAAGAAGGGATTTCATCATGGAGAATCTGATCTGA
- a CDS encoding dihydrodipicolinate synthase family protein — MKEYHGCWPTMITPYTPEGKIDYKAVDGLVKWYISRGCDGIFAVCQSSEMFFLTDQEKFDLAKATKEASQGKVKVIASGHTDDDHAKQIDELGKMSETGADAVVLVSNRMARQEEGEDVFEKNASDIFRQLPDVTFGLYECPYPYRRLLTTDFLYDCARTGKLVFLKDVSCSKAILKERIGRIKDTKLSLFNANTSTLLDSFIYGADGYNGVMANFHIDLYKWLYENFRHEPELAQELQDFLTLSAITEARCYPVSAKWHQNAYDVPMQLVTRSKDVNLLVENDRNELEALHRRETAWRKRLGLPQ; from the coding sequence ATGAAGGAATATCATGGTTGCTGGCCTACGATGATTACACCGTATACACCAGAAGGAAAAATTGATTATAAGGCAGTTGACGGTCTTGTAAAATGGTATATTTCGAGAGGCTGTGACGGTATCTTTGCTGTATGCCAAAGCTCTGAAATGTTTTTTCTCACTGATCAGGAAAAATTCGATCTTGCAAAAGCAACGAAGGAAGCTTCCCAAGGAAAAGTAAAAGTCATAGCTTCCGGACATACTGATGATGATCATGCCAAGCAGATCGATGAACTTGGAAAAATGAGTGAAACCGGTGCCGATGCTGTCGTATTGGTCAGCAACCGGATGGCAAGGCAGGAAGAAGGTGAAGATGTCTTTGAGAAAAATGCTTCGGATATATTCCGGCAACTTCCAGATGTGACTTTCGGATTGTATGAATGTCCCTATCCGTACCGGAGACTTTTGACGACGGATTTTCTCTATGACTGTGCTAGGACGGGCAAACTGGTCTTTCTGAAGGATGTGAGTTGTTCCAAGGCCATATTGAAGGAACGGATCGGCAGGATAAAGGATACGAAACTCAGCCTGTTCAATGCAAACACTTCTACATTGCTGGATTCCTTTATATATGGAGCCGACGGCTACAACGGGGTCATGGCGAATTTCCATATCGATCTATATAAGTGGCTTTATGAGAATTTCCGTCACGAGCCGGAACTTGCGCAGGAACTTCAGGACTTTTTGACGCTCAGCGCCATCACTGAGGCCCGTTGCTATCCTGTCAGTGCAAAATGGCATCAGAATGCCTATGACGTGCCGATGCAACTGGTTACGAGGAGCAAGGATGTCAATCTGCTCGTTGAGAATGACAGGAATGAACTTGAAGCTTTGCATAGAAGGGAAACAGCTTGGCGGAAACGCCTTGGTCTTCCTCAATAG
- a CDS encoding aldolase/citrate lyase family protein: MNKGRALLDRMKDPSAAMVVGGHVFLTDPSISEAMAGYGYDFIWIDGEHGPFDKNTLLSHVVFANEGGAAAFVRVPKNDPDVIKPILEMGIDGIIIPQVKSAEEAKAALSACLYPPRGIRGFGPRRAIKYNAMSMGDYLSDADDSFLRILQIEHVDAVRHIDEIVALDGLDALIIGPMDLSSSIGLLGKPLAPEVVELGVKTIKAAKRHGIPCGVSIGPDATLINAWKKAGVDFISCGDDVSFLQIGAAKTIAEIRKA, translated from the coding sequence ATGAACAAAGGAAGAGCACTGTTGGACAGGATGAAGGATCCCTCCGCAGCAATGGTTGTCGGTGGTCATGTTTTTCTTACGGATCCTTCCATAAGTGAAGCCATGGCAGGATATGGATATGATTTTATTTGGATTGACGGTGAGCATGGTCCTTTTGACAAGAATACCTTGCTTTCCCATGTCGTATTTGCGAATGAGGGGGGAGCCGCTGCTTTTGTCAGGGTGCCGAAAAATGATCCCGATGTGATCAAACCGATATTGGAAATGGGTATTGATGGTATAATTATTCCACAGGTCAAGTCTGCGGAAGAAGCAAAGGCGGCGCTTTCGGCGTGCCTGTATCCCCCGAGAGGCATCAGAGGGTTTGGACCGAGAAGGGCAATAAAATACAATGCAATGAGCATGGGTGACTATCTGTCTGATGCTGACGATTCGTTCCTGCGAATTCTCCAGATCGAGCATGTCGATGCTGTCCGCCATATCGATGAAATTGTGGCCCTTGATGGCCTTGATGCACTGATAATCGGCCCGATGGACCTGAGCAGTTCCATCGGCTTGCTGGGGAAACCGCTTGCTCCAGAAGTGGTGGAGCTTGGAGTCAAGACAATCAAGGCTGCCAAACGACATGGTATTCCTTGTGGCGTATCAATTGGACCGGATGCAACACTAATCAATGCATGGAAAAAAGCCGGCGTTGATTTTATCAGTTGTGGTGATGATGTTTCTTTCTTGCAGATCGGTGCCGCAAAGACAATTGCTGAAATAAGGAAGGCATAG